The Silene latifolia isolate original U9 population chromosome 4, ASM4854445v1, whole genome shotgun sequence region ATGTGCGGACTTACATGCTGCAATGTTTTAGGTCTCTATTGTACTTGTGGCAGGGCATTTTGACCACTTTATCTCAGAGTAATAGAGGCTATAAGTATGACTACGCAACTGTTCCATTTCTCGCTGAGGTGTTCAAGGTATATCCTACACTCTCTCTTTCTCTGATGGGAACTTTATATTTTCACACTCTTCAGTAGTTCCGTTGGCAATTCCTTTTCTTACTTCTTACAAATACTTATGTTTCTGTTTTCTTGGCACTCGTATCAAGTTGGTAGTATCTAGCCTACTTCTTTGGAGAGAATTCAGGACTTCACCTTCTGTAAAGATGACAACTGACTGGAAGACTGTGCGGTTGTTTCCTATCCCGTCAATTATATATCTAATTCACAACAATGTCCAGTTTGCTACCCTCACTTATGTGGATACATCTACCTATCAAATCATGGGCAATCTAAAGATTGTCTCAACTGGAATATTGTTCAGGTACTTCTACTTCCCTAACCTCTTTAGGACAGCTTATAGTATATTTCCATGTATTTTACGGGCTACAGGAACTTAAAAACCTTTTAGTTCTAGCAATTTGTATAACTACGATTCACTTAAGGGCTTCTTGTTGCTATAGGTTATTTTTGAAGAAAAAGTTATCCAACGTTCAATGGATGGGAATTATTCTGTTGGCTATTGGTACAACAACTAGTCAGGTGAACCTGCCCACCCTCACCCCCACCCCCTTTTCTTCCATGTCTCTACGGAAATTCAAGGTTTTTGTAATATGCGTGAAAGATGGAGTGTGGCATGATTACAACTTTTAAGGACTTGTCTTCATTCTTGATAGTACATTACTTTCAGCATTGATTTTAGATATGTTACTATCGTGAGCTACAACTTCTTGAGCAAAGAACGGAGTTTAAGGAGCAGTGGGGAGTTGGGTGCACACAAATTTGAATGAAATTTTGTACCATCTAGAACATTATTGATTCTTGAAAAATCATGTTAATTATCTCAGATTCTGAACAAACAGAAGTATGCATGCATGAATTCTTAATTTCTTATATTATCATAAGAAAGTAGTTTACTTATTCTTCTATTGATCTCTTATTGTAGGTCAAAGGTTGTGGAGAGCCGTCATGTGATTCTCTTTTTTCATCGCCAATCCAGGGATATTTGTTTGGAATCTTGTCAGCTTGTCTATCAGCATTAGCTGGTGTTTATACTGAGTTTCTCATGAAGAAGAACAATGATAGCCTGTACTGGCAGAATGTGCAACTCTACACGTGAGTATCTCTGTTTATAGCTGGATGCTTAGAAATTTTAACTTCATGTAACTTACTGTGTGATTTCTTGTAAGTTAACAGGGGCTTGAGTGTCAGTTGATTTTGTTCAAACGTTGTGTCATTTGCTcttttccatatttccaatggagccaaagattcattactctttggttttggattatgatggaataaagcaaaatggctcactaaagtggctgcgcttctttctcttgtgaagtagtggtccttcgatgcagttctcgacgcaattttcatcttgggtcattcggaaacagcctctttgtgttgctagcacaagggtaaggctgcgtacatccggcccccccttaccccgcaatttgcgggagccattaaggcactggggtaatgttgttgttgttgttgttgttgtgtcatTTGCTCGTCCTGGCTAAATATTTCTAATAGAGAAGCCTTCAATGATTTTGAAGGTTTATTTTCTGTATTTTAAAGTATAGAGGTTGAAAAGTGTAGTCAGTAGCACCACTAAGCTAGTGTGTATGTTCAGTGAGGTGTTCTAATGGTATGTAAAGACGGGCTACCTAAAATTGTGCTCTGGTTGTTTAGGTTCTCTAGGGATCCTTTCATTTTTCTCCTCTCCACAGCTATGCGATCCTATTTACTAACCAACTTCAAAGGAAATTGTCCTCCCAATACTTCTCTAACAACTTGTTTGTTATGAGGTCAGAAATTGGAAGGAGAAAAGGTGTATTTTGAGTTGATATGTTTCATTTCAAAACTTATGGCCCATAAATTGATGTTCATTACAATCAAATACCGTGTGTTTGGTGGTAAAGTTCCATAACCATAAACACCTATTAGGAGAAATGAACTGaaaatacacaaaaaaaaaaaatcactaacACATTCCCATTTCATAATCTCATAGTAGCAAATAAGATGTGATTATATGTCAGCTTAAACCGCAACTGGTGTGTGGAAACCTTGTTTGAAAGGTTTTGATTCAAGTTCATTTTTTCCACTTTAAGTAGATTAGTGTTGATCCTTTTGGGCGCTAACTCGCTTCAAGGTTGTGTCCGAGTCGCTATAGAGGTTTAAGGCAATT contains the following coding sequences:
- the LOC141653633 gene encoding CMP-sialic acid transporter 1-like isoform X2, with product MTTDWKTVRLFPIPSIIYLIHNNVQFATLTYVDTSTYQIMGNLKIVSTGILFRLFLKKKLSNVQWMGIILLAIGTTTSQVKGCGEPSCDSLFSSPIQGYLFGILSACLSALAGVYTEFLMKKNNDSLYWQNVQLYTFGTLFNMARLIVDDFRSGFQKGAWWQRLFDGYSLTTWLVVLNLGSSGLLVSWLMKYADNIVKVYSTSMAMLLTMVLSVYLFNFKPTLQLFLGIIICMMSVHMYFSPSNSLVELQVTKKPEHEKLKEVAVES
- the LOC141653633 gene encoding CMP-sialic acid transporter 1-like isoform X1, producing the protein MDWYYVAALLTILTSSQGILTTLSQSNRGYKYDYATVPFLAEVFKLVVSSLLLWREFRTSPSVKMTTDWKTVRLFPIPSIIYLIHNNVQFATLTYVDTSTYQIMGNLKIVSTGILFRLFLKKKLSNVQWMGIILLAIGTTTSQVKGCGEPSCDSLFSSPIQGYLFGILSACLSALAGVYTEFLMKKNNDSLYWQNVQLYTFGTLFNMARLIVDDFRSGFQKGAWWQRLFDGYSLTTWLVVLNLGSSGLLVSWLMKYADNIVKVYSTSMAMLLTMVLSVYLFNFKPTLQLFLGIIICMMSVHMYFSPSNSLVELQVTKKPEHEKLKEVAVES